From a single Brassica napus cultivar Da-Ae chromosome C9, Da-Ae, whole genome shotgun sequence genomic region:
- the LOC106424761 gene encoding protein trichome birefringence-like 21, protein MELPLFAMLQRTPRVALTLSLVLFSLTIAPALYSLLANPTIPLLISSSETDGPFPSDHMHPSVRILPPVNSPIPAPLNHTRHRKSSYHSPPVTTSTLRTQIRDDEQRCDLFNGEWIPNEESPYYNNATCWAIQEHQNCMKFGRPDTGFMRWRWKPDGCDLPIFDPNEFLEMVRGKSMGFVGDSISRNQVQSLLCLLSRVEYPEDISSSPDTAFKVWNYKSYNFTLHVMWSPYLVKTTKADPTDPECNLFSLYLDEYDTKWTSQINQLDYLVISSGHWFYRPVIFYENETIAGCQYCSLPNTTQLPLYYGYKKALRTSLRAILENFKGLAILRSFSPQHFEGGPWDKGGDCVRTRPYRRNETIPEGADLKIHDIQLEEFRAAEEEMKKKGLRLRLMDTTQAMLLRPDGHPGRYGHIQTAEVSLRNDCIHWCLPGPIDTWNDILLHMMKTEK, encoded by the exons ATGGAGCTTCCTTTGTTTGCAATGCTTCAAAGAACACCACGAGTTGCACTTACATTATCACTTGTTCTATTTTCCCTCACAATAGCCCCTGCTTTATATTCTCTCCTAGCCAATCCAACCATACCTCTACTGATCTCATCATCCGAGACTGATGGCCCCTTTCCATCGGATCATATGCATCCATCTGTTCGGATTCTACCACCCGTGAATAGTCCCATCCCCGCTCCACTCAATCATACAAGACATCGGAAGTCTTCATATCACTCACCCCCAGTCACAACGTCAACATTAAGGACGCAGATCAGAGATGATGAGCAGAGGTGTGATCTTTTCAACGGTGAATGGATACCAAACGAAGAATCACCATACTATAACAACGCGACTTGCTGGGCGATACAAGAGCACCAGAACTGCATGAAGTTCGGGAGACCGGACACCGGGTTCATGAGATGGAGGTGGAAGCCGGACGGCTGCGACCTCCCCATCTTtgatcctaatgagtttttagaaATGGTTAGAGGCAAATCCATGGGGTTTGTTGGTGATTCCATTAGCAGAAACCAAGTCCAGTCTCTCTTGTGCCTTCTCTCTAGG GTGGAATATCCTGAAGACATTTCTTCTTCACCAGACACAGCTTTCAAAGTATGGAACTACAAATCCTATAACTTCACTCTACATGTCATGTGGTCACCGTATCTAGTGAAGACTACTAAAGCTGACCCAACAGACCCGGAGTGCAACCTCTTTAGCCTATACCTAGACGAGTATGACACCAAGTGGACGAGTCAGATCAACCAGCTTGACTACCTGGTTATATCATCAGGCCACTGGTTTTACCGGCCTGTTATTTTCTACGAAAATGAAACAATCGCCGGATGCCAATACTGTTCGTTACCAAACACAACTCAGCTGCCTTTATACTATGGATACAAGAAGGCTTTAAGAACATCTCTAAGAGCTATACTCGAGAATTTCAAAGGTTTGGCAATTTTGAGGAGTTTTTCTCCTCAGCATTTTGAAGGTGGACCGTGGGACAAAGGTGGGGACTGTGTAAGGACACGACCTTACAGAAGAAACGAGACGATACCAGAAGGTGCAGATCTCAAGATTCACGACATTCAACTGGAGGAATTTAGAGCTGCagaagaagagatgaagaagaagggcTTGAGACTGAGGCTGATGGACACGACACAAGCAATGCTACTTCGACCAGATGGGCATCCTGGGAGATATGGCCATATCCAGACTGCAGAGGTGAGTTTAAGAAATGATTGTATTCATTGGTGCCTGCCCGGACCGATTGATACTTGGAATGATATCTTGCTGCACATGATGAAGACAGAGAAGTAG
- the LOC106424762 gene encoding uncharacterized protein LOC106424762 isoform X1, translated as MAGLLAWAADVVGKNGKDGGDEKDRIPLVFTEEQQKYVDELGRKAATLSRSIQDLRLRLPPSDISQRLPHLHAHSLASNAALTLQLDSHSATREQAQVREQTLLEGRSRFSSSKVEGEFIRYKDYPWLVTILNLLDIICGCRSLKMLRKV; from the exons ATGGCGGGACTACTAGCTTGGGCCGCCGACGTCGTCGGTAAAAACGGAAAAGATGGAGGCGACGAGAAGGATCGGATCCCGTTAGTGTTCACGGAGGAGCAGCAGAAATACGTCGATGAGCTTGGTAGAAAAGCGGCAACGCTCAGCCGTTCGATCCAAGATCTGCGGCTGAGATTGCCTCCGTCGGACATCTCCCAGCGGCTGCCTCACCTTCACGCACACTCGTTAGCCTCCAATGCAGCTCTCACTCTTCAGCTTGATTCGCACTCCGCCACTCGTGAACAG GCTCAAGTGAGAGAGCAGACGCTGCTAGAAGGACGAAGCAGATTCTCTTCTAGCAAAGTTGAAGGTGAGTTTATAAGATATAAAGATTATCCTTGGCTTGTTACCATTTTGAACCTGCTTGATATCATATGTGGTTGCAGGAGCTTGAAGATGTTGAGGAAAGTTTGA
- the LOC106424762 gene encoding uncharacterized protein LOC106424762 isoform X2 gives MAGLLAWAADVVGKNGKDGGDEKDRIPLVFTEEQQKYVDELGRKAATLSRSIQDLRLRLPPSDISQRLPHLHAHSLASNAALTLQLDSHSATREQAQVREQTLLEGRSRFSSSKVEGA, from the exons ATGGCGGGACTACTAGCTTGGGCCGCCGACGTCGTCGGTAAAAACGGAAAAGATGGAGGCGACGAGAAGGATCGGATCCCGTTAGTGTTCACGGAGGAGCAGCAGAAATACGTCGATGAGCTTGGTAGAAAAGCGGCAACGCTCAGCCGTTCGATCCAAGATCTGCGGCTGAGATTGCCTCCGTCGGACATCTCCCAGCGGCTGCCTCACCTTCACGCACACTCGTTAGCCTCCAATGCAGCTCTCACTCTTCAGCTTGATTCGCACTCCGCCACTCGTGAACAG GCTCAAGTGAGAGAGCAGACGCTGCTAGAAGGACGAAGCAGATTCTCTTCTAGCAAAGTTGAAG GAGCTTGA